One window of Nostoc sp. TCL26-01 genomic DNA carries:
- a CDS encoding DnaB-like helicase C-terminal domain-containing protein produces MNFNHDNVISFSVPKEVDCLPPQSIEAEESILGGIMLDPQAFDRISHILVPEAFYLSAHTTIYQAFTQLAATGQPTDLLCLTNWLKDHSLLERIGGRNKLATLFDRTVSAVNIDVLADLVMQKYRRRQLIKIGNELVQLGYETQTDLGQIFSQAEQKVFSVTQNSSDEQCKVHKAADMAIELYQKLEAGQMQGEKFGWYDLEAITGGLYPSSLVVVAAESHMGKTHFMISTAYEIMTKLGKGVLYVTPEMDRGQVNARMLARITGVDSAHIQAQTQSYWQQVAQGVSQLAEMPWQIFEHSSPTPTMIASAVRRSIAEAGGSLGAVFVDYLQQIPLESSGNMAHEVGKITRQIRAVAKEHKIPVFLGCQINRGNQTTADKRPNRHLLRNSGEIFEVCDQLIMLYRDSVYTKDPSDQTIELIVEKNRLYGKLGTATMLCDFSTSRFLNLAR; encoded by the coding sequence ATGAACTTTAACCACGATAACGTCATTTCATTTTCGGTTCCCAAAGAAGTGGATTGTTTACCGCCACAGAGCATTGAGGCTGAGGAATCCATACTCGGCGGCATCATGCTTGACCCACAAGCCTTCGACCGAATCAGCCATATCCTTGTCCCGGAAGCATTCTACCTCAGCGCCCACACAACTATCTACCAAGCATTTACTCAGCTTGCCGCTACTGGTCAACCTACCGATTTACTTTGCTTGACCAACTGGCTCAAGGATCATAGTCTTCTAGAGCGCATTGGCGGACGAAACAAATTAGCAACTCTATTTGACCGCACTGTTTCTGCCGTCAACATCGATGTTCTGGCTGATTTGGTCATGCAAAAATACCGCCGAAGACAGCTCATCAAAATCGGCAATGAACTTGTGCAGTTGGGTTACGAAACCCAAACCGACTTAGGACAAATCTTCTCACAAGCTGAACAAAAAGTTTTCAGCGTCACCCAGAATTCCTCTGATGAACAATGCAAGGTTCACAAGGCTGCTGACATGGCCATCGAACTCTACCAAAAACTGGAGGCAGGACAAATGCAAGGCGAAAAATTTGGTTGGTATGACTTGGAAGCAATCACGGGCGGTCTTTACCCCAGTAGTCTGGTGGTTGTGGCGGCTGAGTCTCACATGGGCAAAACCCATTTCATGATTTCCACTGCTTACGAAATCATGACTAAGCTCGGTAAGGGTGTTCTTTATGTCACTCCCGAAATGGATCGAGGTCAAGTCAATGCCCGAATGTTGGCGAGGATTACAGGTGTTGATTCTGCTCATATCCAAGCCCAAACACAATCCTACTGGCAGCAAGTTGCACAAGGCGTTAGTCAACTAGCCGAAATGCCTTGGCAGATTTTTGAGCATTCTTCCCCAACTCCCACTATGATTGCTTCTGCTGTTCGTCGCTCTATTGCTGAAGCGGGTGGTTCTCTGGGTGCTGTGTTTGTTGATTATCTACAGCAAATTCCTTTGGAGTCTAGTGGAAACATGGCCCATGAAGTCGGCAAGATTACTCGCCAGATTCGCGCTGTAGCTAAAGAACACAAAATCCCCGTTTTCTTGGGATGTCAAATCAACCGGGGGAACCAAACTACTGCTGATAAACGCCCCAATCGCCATTTACTCCGCAACTCTGGGGAAATTTTCGAGGTTTGCGACCAGTTAATTATGCTTTACCGCGATTCTGTGTATACAAAAGACCCTAGTGACCAAACTATCGAGTTGATTGTTGAGAAAAATCGGCTTTACGGCAAACTCGGCACTGCAACCATGCTCTGTGATTTCTCTACTTCTCGGTTTTTGAACTTAGCGAGGTGA
- a CDS encoding helix-turn-helix domain-containing protein yields the protein MGFRNGKPSKQFTAIPNSLIRDNNLTDSTFRLICWVASHDENFDISFTVIEKHLGYKRDKIRNAIKNAEQNDYLVRVQEHNPNNGKFDWQYYIFTNKDDTKLFRENHSSISGSSKGGSSVGGSPIGGLSNDGLPTKWILQRWVIQRWSIHPLI from the coding sequence ATGGGATTTCGTAATGGTAAACCATCCAAACAGTTCACAGCAATTCCTAACAGTTTAATTCGTGATAACAACCTTACTGATTCAACATTTAGGTTAATTTGTTGGGTAGCTTCTCACGACGAAAACTTTGATATTAGCTTTACAGTAATCGAAAAACATTTGGGTTACAAACGAGACAAAATCCGTAATGCTATCAAAAATGCTGAACAAAATGACTATTTAGTCAGAGTCCAAGAGCATAACCCAAACAATGGTAAGTTTGACTGGCAATATTACATTTTTACCAACAAAGACGACACAAAGTTGTTTCGAGAAAATCATTCATCCATAAGTGGGTCGTCCAAAGGTGGCTCGTCTGTCGGTGGTTCACCCATAGGTGGGTTGTCCAACGATGGCTTACCCACTAAATGGATTCTCCAACGGTGGGTTATCCAACGTTGGAGCATCCACCCCCTCATATAG